The Candidatus Zixiibacteriota bacterium genome has a window encoding:
- the gmd gene encoding GDP-mannose 4,6-dehydratase — MRALVTGITGQDGSYLAELLLEKGYEVIGMVRRSSTESFERIDHVKNRLILAQADLLDQLSIVNIIEQYRPTEVYNLAAQSFVPASWTQPVLTGHFDALGVTKVLEAIRLVDKKTKFYQASSSEMFGRVQEVPQSETTPFYPRSPYGVAKVYAHWITVNYRESYGIHASSGILFNHESPRRGLEFVTRKITDAAARIKLGLSDKLKLGNLEAKRDWGYAGDYVEAMWLMTQLAEPDNFVIATGRTHSVGRLAQLAFEHVGLDYKDYVEIDPALVRPAEVDLLVGDASKARKILGWEPKVSFEELIKMMVDADLKRLAPLKKS, encoded by the coding sequence ATGCGCGCGCTAGTGACAGGAATAACCGGGCAGGACGGCTCGTACCTGGCGGAGCTGCTCCTCGAAAAAGGGTACGAGGTCATCGGCATGGTGCGGCGGTCATCGACCGAGTCGTTCGAGCGAATCGATCATGTCAAAAACCGCCTGATCCTGGCGCAGGCCGATCTACTCGACCAGTTATCGATTGTCAATATCATCGAGCAGTACCGCCCCACCGAGGTGTACAACCTGGCGGCGCAGTCGTTCGTGCCGGCCAGTTGGACCCAGCCGGTGTTGACAGGTCATTTTGACGCCCTCGGAGTTACCAAGGTTCTCGAAGCGATTCGCCTGGTTGACAAGAAGACCAAGTTCTATCAGGCCTCATCGTCCGAGATGTTCGGCCGCGTGCAGGAAGTACCGCAGAGCGAGACCACCCCGTTTTATCCGCGGTCTCCGTACGGAGTCGCAAAAGTGTACGCACATTGGATCACGGTAAACTATCGCGAGAGCTACGGCATCCACGCGTCATCGGGGATTCTGTTCAACCACGAGTCGCCGAGGCGCGGGCTCGAGTTTGTCACGCGGAAAATCACCGATGCTGCCGCGCGGATAAAGCTCGGCTTGTCCGATAAGCTGAAACTGGGAAATCTCGAAGCCAAGCGCGACTGGGGATATGCCGGCGACTATGTGGAGGCGATGTGGCTCATGACCCAGCTGGCGGAGCCGGACAATTTCGTGATCGCCACCGGCCGCACCCATTCGGTCGGTCGCCTGGCGCAACTGGCATTTGAGCATGTCGGGCTGGATTACAAAGACTATGTCGAGATCGACCCGGCGCTGGTGCGTCCGGCGGAGGTAGACTTGCTCGTGGGCGACGCCTCCAAGGCCCGCAAAATACTCGGGTGGGAGCCGAAAGTCAGTTTCGAAGAACTTATCAAGATGATGGTCGATGCCGACCTCAAACGCCTGGCGCCCTTGAAGAAGTCGTGA
- a CDS encoding GDP-mannose 4,6-dehydratase, whose product MKKPRALITGIAGFAGSYLAEELLAHGFEVSGTLYKGESTRNVQGIKSNLRLFTLDILNHRKCGDLIANVQPEFVFHLAALASVGQSFRMERETFRVNVEGTVNILEAARPSGHLKALVFVSSPEVYGKFRPVNRTLTEEQPFDPISPYGISKASAEYACRYYWRQYGVPVVIVRAFNHSGARQSDDFAIPAFARQVAMIEAGLQKPVLKVGDLSARRDLSDVRDIVRGYRLAAAKGEPGQVYQLCSGKSVTIQSVVEKLLAMSPTRIRLQIDKSRLRKAEIPVLRGSHRKAVLKFGYKVRYRLEETLADTLTYWRKEIGTGPKH is encoded by the coding sequence GTGAAGAAACCGCGCGCGCTGATCACCGGTATCGCCGGCTTCGCCGGGTCATACCTGGCCGAGGAGCTCCTTGCCCACGGTTTCGAGGTGTCCGGGACGCTCTACAAAGGCGAGTCCACCCGCAACGTGCAGGGGATCAAATCGAACTTGCGGCTGTTTACGCTGGATATCCTGAACCACAGGAAATGCGGCGATCTCATTGCCAATGTGCAGCCCGAATTCGTGTTTCACCTGGCGGCGCTGGCATCAGTGGGGCAATCGTTCCGTATGGAGAGAGAGACTTTTCGGGTGAATGTCGAAGGTACCGTGAACATACTCGAAGCGGCCCGCCCAAGCGGGCATCTCAAGGCGCTGGTGTTTGTCAGTTCGCCCGAGGTTTACGGCAAATTCCGGCCGGTCAACAGGACCCTCACCGAGGAACAGCCCTTCGATCCTATCTCCCCCTATGGTATTTCCAAGGCATCCGCCGAATACGCTTGCCGGTATTACTGGCGGCAGTATGGCGTGCCGGTGGTGATCGTCCGGGCTTTCAACCATAGCGGAGCGCGGCAAAGCGACGATTTCGCCATTCCGGCGTTTGCCCGCCAGGTGGCGATGATCGAGGCCGGCCTGCAGAAGCCGGTGCTCAAAGTGGGCGATCTGAGCGCCCGCCGGGATCTGTCCGACGTGCGTGATATTGTGCGCGGCTATCGTCTGGCAGCCGCCAAAGGCGAGCCGGGACAGGTCTACCAGCTCTGCTCGGGTAAGTCTGTCACCATTCAGTCGGTGGTTGAGAAACTGCTGGCGATGTCCCCAACAAGAATCCGGCTGCAGATCGACAAGAGCCGCCTGCGAAAGGCGGAAATCCCGGTCCTGCGCGGGAGCCACCGCAAGGCCGTACTCAAATTTGGCTACAAAGTCCGATATAGACTCGAAGAAACCCTGGCCGATACGCTGACTTACTGGCGCAAAGAGATCGGCACGGGTCCTAAGCACTAG
- a CDS encoding nucleotide sugar dehydrogenase gives MAMASRAKSPAAKALIKKIDDRTARVGVIGLGYVGLPLSMVMAEAGFRVTGFDIAEAKVRLLNSGRSDIDDIPDEVVGNAVKAGRFVATTDPRLIQQVDTVSICVPTPLSKTKDPDVSFILAAMDWVIANVKKGALIVLESTTYPGTTDELILPMFEQKKMKAGEDFFLAFSPERVDPGNAMFRTENTPRVVGGVTNDCTLVAKKFYEQSVSSVYPVSSTRAAEMVKLLENTFRSVNIGLVNEVALMCDRLKLDVWEIIDAASTKPFGFMPFYPGPGLGGHCIPIDPHYLSWKLKSLNYYARFIELAGEINSTMPEYVVARIARMMNDRYSRSINKMKILVLGIAYKKDIKDVRESPSLDVIKLLEDAGARVTYNDPHVGSIRWSGGILKSVKVTAATLKSADLVVILTNHSKYDYQFIVDNAKALFDTRNATKNVSRGRQKIELL, from the coding sequence ATGGCAATGGCGTCGCGAGCAAAGTCACCGGCGGCGAAAGCGCTGATAAAGAAAATCGATGACCGCACCGCTCGAGTGGGCGTGATCGGGCTGGGGTATGTCGGCCTGCCGCTTTCGATGGTTATGGCCGAGGCCGGGTTCCGCGTAACCGGGTTTGACATTGCCGAGGCCAAAGTCAGGCTGCTCAACTCCGGACGATCCGATATCGATGACATTCCCGATGAAGTTGTCGGCAACGCCGTTAAAGCCGGACGTTTTGTTGCGACTACCGATCCCAGGTTGATCCAGCAGGTCGACACGGTCTCGATATGTGTTCCCACGCCGCTGTCCAAGACCAAGGACCCCGATGTCAGCTTTATTCTGGCGGCAATGGACTGGGTGATAGCCAATGTCAAAAAGGGAGCACTAATCGTTCTCGAGTCAACCACATACCCGGGCACCACCGATGAACTGATCCTGCCCATGTTCGAACAGAAGAAGATGAAAGCGGGCGAGGATTTCTTCCTGGCTTTTTCTCCTGAGCGAGTAGATCCGGGCAACGCGATGTTCAGAACCGAAAACACCCCGCGTGTGGTCGGCGGGGTCACAAATGACTGCACCCTGGTGGCGAAGAAATTCTACGAACAATCGGTCTCGAGTGTCTATCCGGTCTCGTCGACCCGGGCCGCCGAGATGGTCAAGCTGCTGGAGAATACTTTCCGCTCGGTGAATATCGGTCTGGTCAACGAGGTCGCGCTCATGTGTGACCGGCTGAAACTCGACGTGTGGGAGATTATCGACGCAGCCTCGACCAAGCCGTTCGGCTTCATGCCGTTCTATCCCGGTCCGGGACTCGGCGGGCATTGCATTCCGATCGACCCGCACTATCTGTCCTGGAAACTGAAATCGCTGAACTACTATGCCCGTTTTATCGAGCTGGCCGGAGAAATAAACAGCACCATGCCGGAGTACGTGGTCGCCCGAATTGCGCGCATGATGAACGACCGGTATTCCCGCTCGATTAATAAGATGAAGATCCTAGTGCTGGGGATCGCCTACAAGAAGGACATCAAGGACGTTCGCGAGTCGCCGTCGCTGGATGTCATCAAATTGCTCGAAGACGCCGGCGCCCGGGTCACGTACAATGACCCGCACGTGGGCAGCATTCGATGGAGTGGCGGGATCCTAAAGTCTGTCAAAGTGACTGCCGCGACGTTGAAATCAGCCGACCTGGTCGTGATCCTGACCAACCATTCGAAATACGATTACCAGTTCATCGTAGACAACGCCAAAGCGCTCTTTGATACCCGCAACGCCACCAAGAATGTCTCCCGCGGCCGGCAGAAGATAGAGCTGTTGTAG
- a CDS encoding exosortase C-terminal domain/associated protein EpsI, which produces MDRKTFLIIALIITAAGVAGAVVKYQTPKALIGPGWGGFPLQKDDWLGHEDVVAQGVIDLLKPDHLFNANYADNDGHRVNLFLGSFSDPRGGPHSPMNCLPASGWIVESSEPRSIEFGGRVIRAKRLHLRFRQTAHVMDFWYITTWGETASDYQLKLFQMMTSLTLQPRHLTFVRFVAKESPESLAALDRFEAAFLADIYSRLPIGAR; this is translated from the coding sequence ATGGACCGAAAAACGTTTCTCATAATCGCTCTGATAATCACGGCGGCCGGTGTAGCCGGTGCGGTGGTCAAGTATCAGACTCCCAAGGCGCTGATTGGCCCCGGCTGGGGCGGGTTTCCGCTCCAAAAGGACGACTGGCTGGGACACGAGGACGTAGTCGCGCAGGGGGTGATCGACCTGCTCAAGCCGGATCATCTATTCAACGCGAACTATGCCGACAACGATGGCCACCGGGTCAACCTGTTCCTGGGCAGTTTCTCCGATCCCCGGGGCGGGCCGCACTCGCCCATGAACTGCCTGCCGGCATCGGGGTGGATCGTGGAGTCCTCGGAGCCGCGCTCAATCGAATTCGGCGGGCGGGTCATTCGTGCTAAACGACTACACCTGCGCTTTCGACAAACGGCGCACGTGATGGACTTCTGGTATATCACGACTTGGGGCGAGACCGCCAGCGACTATCAGCTCAAGCTGTTTCAGATGATGACATCGCTGACCCTCCAGCCGAGGCATTTGACGTTTGTCCGTTTCGTAGCTAAGGAATCGCCTGAGAGCCTGGCGGCATTGGACAGATTCGAAGCAGCGTTCCTTGCCGATATCTATTCCCGGCTGCCGATAGGCGCACGATAG